A single window of Nocardia sp. NBC_01327 DNA harbors:
- a CDS encoding F0F1 ATP synthase subunit gamma, translated as MPSVRELRSRIRSVSSIKKITKAQELIATSRISKAQARVAAAKPYAEEITKVLAELASASGNLTHPLLTERPNARRAAVLVITSDRGMCGGYNSNVLKRTEELLTLLRSEGKEPVLYVMGAKGLTFYTFRRREVNGSWTGFSQSPNYVDASSACNHLVEAFMAGADGEVPAPNGAGTMAGVDELHIVYTRFVSMLSQVPEVRRLAPIQVSFVDENYELGEDSFTDGNSDPVAQYEFEPDADVLLGALLPKYINTRIYSSLLDAAASESAARRTAMKAATDNATDLVNSLTRTANSLRQAGITQEITEIVGGANALAANSDRD; from the coding sequence GCGACCTCGCGAATCAGCAAGGCGCAGGCCCGGGTCGCGGCTGCCAAGCCGTACGCGGAGGAGATCACCAAGGTGCTCGCCGAATTGGCAAGCGCCAGTGGCAATCTCACGCATCCGCTGCTCACCGAGCGGCCGAACGCGCGTCGTGCCGCAGTCCTGGTGATCACCAGTGACCGCGGTATGTGCGGTGGTTACAACTCCAATGTGCTCAAGCGCACCGAAGAGTTGCTGACCCTGCTGCGCTCCGAGGGCAAAGAGCCCGTCCTGTACGTGATGGGCGCGAAGGGGCTGACCTTCTACACCTTCCGTCGCCGCGAGGTGAACGGTTCGTGGACCGGGTTCTCCCAGTCGCCCAATTACGTGGACGCGTCCTCCGCGTGCAACCACCTGGTCGAGGCGTTCATGGCGGGCGCCGACGGCGAGGTGCCGGCCCCGAATGGCGCAGGCACCATGGCCGGAGTCGACGAACTGCACATCGTCTACACGCGTTTCGTGTCGATGCTGTCGCAGGTCCCGGAGGTGCGCCGGTTGGCGCCCATCCAGGTGAGCTTCGTGGACGAGAACTACGAGCTGGGCGAAGACAGCTTCACGGATGGAAATTCGGATCCGGTCGCACAGTACGAGTTCGAGCCGGATGCAGATGTCCTGCTGGGCGCGCTGCTGCCGAAGTACATCAACACCCGGATTTATTCGTCGCTGCTCGATGCAGCGGCATCGGAGTCGGCTGCGCGCCGCACCGCGATGAAGGCGGCCACCGATAACGCTACGGATCTGGTGAATTCACTGACCCGTACCGCGAACTCGTTGCGCCAGGCCGGAATCACGCAGGAAATCACGGAAATCGTCGGCGGCGCAAACGCGCTCGCGGCGAACTCGGACCGCGACTAG
- a CDS encoding DUF2550 domain-containing protein gives MRTGMVVLIILVLLLVGLALASTYRLVMLRRGGTAALLRTLPVRGHGAGWRHGLIRYGEDNLVFYKLSSLKLGPDCTISRLGIEVASGRRAPEGDEFDIMNDEAIINVSDGEGSYELALDRGALAAFLSWVESRPSERIRRRR, from the coding sequence TTGCGAACCGGAATGGTGGTGCTGATCATTCTGGTGCTGTTGCTTGTCGGTTTGGCTCTGGCCTCGACATATCGCCTTGTCATGCTGCGTCGCGGTGGTACCGCCGCACTCCTGCGCACCCTGCCGGTCCGCGGGCACGGCGCGGGCTGGCGGCACGGCCTGATCCGCTACGGCGAGGACAACCTCGTCTTCTACAAACTCTCCAGCCTCAAGCTGGGTCCGGACTGCACGATCAGCCGCCTGGGCATCGAGGTGGCCAGCGGTCGCCGCGCCCCCGAGGGCGATGAGTTCGACATCATGAACGACGAGGCCATCATCAATGTCTCCGACGGCGAGGGCAGCTATGAGCTGGCGCTCGACCGCGGCGCCCTGGCCGCCTTCCTCTCCTGGGTGGAATCGCGCCCGTCGGAGCGCATCCGCCGCCGGCGGTGA
- a CDS encoding MspA family porin: MFGTNGNLWGGRLFGAALVSLAISGIHAPATAAADTFIPLPGGVISRTLPDGTVVTLRIDGESAKINPSMGDTPLHRNVWVTGRGSVDLDGPSAATATIKISPGYVVGCQVDISSFAESGNASESATVGNSGIAPQAPSEGLGGGITLAPGQAVGQFMLDLEKPDDYGQESHKRYNKTLGPHASVTWIDETFAINGCGGYAQARSFVLAEIDTTTFMGNMALWGEPFTMG, encoded by the coding sequence ATGTTCGGCACGAATGGGAATCTGTGGGGCGGAAGGCTTTTCGGGGCAGCGCTGGTTTCGCTGGCGATTTCCGGCATCCACGCACCGGCAACGGCCGCGGCGGACACGTTCATTCCGCTGCCCGGCGGCGTGATCTCGCGGACACTGCCGGACGGTACCGTCGTCACGCTCCGCATCGACGGGGAATCTGCGAAGATCAACCCGTCGATGGGGGACACACCGCTGCATCGCAATGTGTGGGTGACCGGGCGCGGGAGCGTGGACCTCGACGGCCCGAGCGCCGCGACCGCGACGATCAAGATTTCGCCCGGCTATGTGGTGGGTTGCCAGGTGGACATCTCCTCGTTCGCCGAGAGCGGGAACGCGAGTGAATCGGCGACGGTGGGCAATTCGGGTATCGCCCCGCAGGCGCCCTCGGAGGGGCTGGGCGGCGGCATCACGCTGGCGCCCGGGCAGGCGGTCGGGCAGTTCATGCTGGACCTGGAGAAGCCGGACGACTACGGCCAGGAATCGCATAAGCGCTACAACAAGACGCTCGGCCCGCATGCCAGCGTCACCTGGATCGACGAGACCTTCGCGATCAACGGTTGCGGCGGTTACGCACAGGCACGATCCTTCGTCCTCGCCGAAATCGACACCACAACCTTCATGGGGAACATGGCCCTCTGGGGTGAGCCCTTCACCATGGGCTGA
- the nucS gene encoding endonuclease NucS: MRLVIARCQVDYVGRLTAHLPMARRLLLMKADGSVLVHSDGGSYKPLNWMSPPCWMEERVSETDAAQQLWVVTNKAGEELRITVEDIELDSKHELGVDPGLIKDGVEAHLQELLAEHIHTLGAGYSLIRREYMTAIGPVDILCRDADGSTVAVEIKRRGDIDGVEQLTRYLELLNRDPLLAPVAGVFAAQQIKPQAKTLANDRGIRCLTLDYNALRGTESDEFRLF; the protein is encoded by the coding sequence GTGCGCCTTGTGATTGCTCGATGCCAGGTCGATTACGTTGGCCGTCTGACCGCCCACCTCCCGATGGCTCGCCGCCTGCTCCTGATGAAGGCGGACGGCTCGGTGCTGGTGCACTCCGACGGCGGTTCCTACAAACCGCTGAACTGGATGAGCCCGCCCTGCTGGATGGAGGAGCGCGTCTCGGAAACGGATGCGGCGCAGCAGCTTTGGGTGGTGACCAATAAGGCCGGCGAAGAGCTGCGCATCACCGTCGAGGATATCGAGCTCGATTCCAAGCATGAGCTCGGCGTGGATCCGGGACTGATCAAGGACGGCGTCGAGGCGCATCTGCAGGAGTTGCTGGCCGAACACATTCACACCCTCGGCGCCGGATACTCGCTCATTCGCCGCGAGTACATGACCGCCATCGGCCCGGTGGACATCCTGTGCCGCGATGCCGACGGTTCGACGGTCGCGGTGGAGATCAAGCGCCGCGGTGATATCGACGGCGTCGAGCAGCTGACCCGGTATCTGGAACTGCTGAACCGTGATCCGCTGCTCGCCCCGGTCGCCGGCGTCTTCGCGGCCCAGCAGATCAAGCCGCAAGCCAAGACGCTCGCCAACGACCGTGGGATCCGGTGTCTGACACTGGACTACAACGCGCTACGCGGCACCGAGAGCGACGAATTCCGGCTGTTCTAG
- the atpD gene encoding F0F1 ATP synthase subunit beta, whose product MTAAVTNETRVGAGTGRVSRVIGPVVDVEFPRGSIPELYNALNVEITLPSVAKTLTLEVAQHLGDGIVRTISMQPTDGLVRGVTVTDTGKPISVPVGDVVKGHVFNALGDCLDTPGLGRDGEQWGIHRQPPAFDQLEGKTEILETGVKVIDLLTPYVKGGKIGLFGGAGVGKTVLIQEMITRIAREFSGTSVFAGVGERTREGTDLHLEMEEMGVLQDTALVFGQMDEPPGTRMRVALSALTMAEYFRDVQNQDVLLFIDNIFRFTQAGSEVSTLLGRMPSAVGYQPTLADEMGQLQERITSTRGRSITSMQAIYVPADDYTDPAPATTFAHLDATTELSRPISQKGIYPAVDPLTSTSRILEASIVGDRHFFVANEVKRILQKYKELQDIIAILGMDELSEGDKVLVGRARRLEKFLGQNFIVAEKFTGQEGSVVPLEQTIDDFDRVCKGEFDHLPEQAFNSCGGLDDVEAAAKKIAGK is encoded by the coding sequence ATGACCGCAGCTGTCACCAATGAAACACGGGTCGGCGCCGGCACTGGCCGCGTCTCCCGCGTGATCGGCCCCGTCGTGGACGTCGAGTTCCCGCGCGGGTCCATCCCCGAGCTTTACAACGCGCTGAACGTGGAGATCACCCTCCCGTCCGTCGCGAAGACCCTGACCCTCGAGGTCGCGCAGCACCTGGGCGACGGCATCGTGCGCACCATCTCGATGCAGCCGACCGACGGCCTGGTCCGTGGCGTCACCGTCACCGATACGGGCAAGCCGATCTCGGTTCCCGTCGGTGACGTCGTCAAGGGCCACGTGTTCAACGCCCTCGGCGATTGCCTGGACACCCCGGGCCTCGGCCGCGACGGCGAGCAGTGGGGCATCCACCGCCAGCCGCCCGCCTTCGACCAGCTCGAGGGTAAGACCGAGATCCTGGAAACGGGCGTCAAGGTCATCGACCTGCTCACCCCGTACGTCAAGGGTGGAAAGATCGGCCTGTTCGGTGGCGCCGGCGTCGGCAAGACCGTGCTGATCCAGGAGATGATCACCCGTATCGCTCGCGAGTTCTCCGGCACCTCGGTGTTCGCGGGCGTCGGCGAGCGTACTCGTGAGGGCACCGACCTCCACCTGGAAATGGAAGAGATGGGCGTCCTTCAGGACACCGCCCTCGTCTTCGGCCAGATGGACGAGCCGCCGGGCACGCGTATGCGCGTCGCCCTGTCGGCCCTGACCATGGCGGAGTACTTCCGCGATGTGCAGAACCAGGACGTGTTGCTCTTCATCGACAACATCTTCCGGTTCACCCAGGCCGGCTCCGAGGTCTCGACCCTGTTGGGCCGCATGCCTTCTGCCGTCGGTTACCAGCCGACCCTGGCGGACGAGATGGGTCAGCTCCAGGAGCGGATCACCTCGACCCGTGGCCGTTCGATCACCTCGATGCAGGCGATCTACGTCCCCGCCGACGACTACACCGACCCGGCGCCGGCGACCACCTTCGCCCACCTGGATGCGACGACCGAGCTTTCGCGCCCGATCTCGCAGAAGGGCATCTACCCGGCCGTCGACCCGCTGACCTCGACCTCTCGTATTCTCGAGGCGTCGATCGTCGGCGATCGGCACTTCTTCGTGGCCAACGAGGTCAAGCGGATCCTGCAGAAGTACAAGGAACTGCAGGACATCATCGCCATCCTCGGTATGGACGAGCTCTCCGAAGGCGACAAGGTCCTCGTGGGCCGTGCCCGTCGTCTGGAGAAGTTCCTGGGTCAGAACTTCATCGTCGCCGAGAAGTTCACCGGCCAGGAAGGTTCGGTCGTTCCGCTGGAGCAGACCATCGACGACTTCGACCGCGTCTGCAAGGGCGAGTTCGATCACCTGCCCGAGCAGGCGTTCAACTCTTGCGGTGGCCTGGATGACGTCGAGGCCGCTGCGAAGAAGATCGCCGGGAAGTAG
- the mce gene encoding methylmalonyl-CoA epimerase, with amino-acid sequence MSSTENTEFLPAEYITAVDHVGIAVPDLDTAVAWYRENLGMVETHREINAAQGVHEAMLSYAAAPAGSVALQLLAPLNEDSTIAKFIDRNGPGLQQLAYRVTDIEAVSTYLRSRGLRLLYEAPRPGTANSRINFIHPKDAGGVLVELVEPAAKTTH; translated from the coding sequence GTGAGTAGCACCGAGAACACCGAATTCCTCCCCGCCGAATACATCACCGCCGTCGATCACGTCGGCATCGCGGTTCCGGATCTCGATACGGCCGTCGCCTGGTATCGGGAGAATCTCGGGATGGTGGAGACACATCGCGAGATCAATGCCGCCCAGGGTGTGCACGAGGCGATGCTGTCCTACGCGGCCGCGCCCGCGGGATCCGTTGCCCTGCAGTTGCTGGCACCGCTCAACGAGGACTCCACGATCGCCAAGTTCATCGACCGAAACGGTCCTGGCCTGCAGCAGCTCGCCTACCGAGTCACCGATATCGAGGCTGTCTCCACGTATCTGCGTTCACGGGGCTTGCGTTTGCTGTACGAGGCTCCGCGCCCTGGCACAGCCAATTCCCGCATCAACTTCATCCACCCGAAGGATGCTGGCGGTGTGCTGGTCGAACTCGTCGAACCGGCAGCGAAAACTACCCACTAG
- a CDS encoding acetyl-CoA C-acetyltransferase: MTTTVIVSGARTPMGKLLGSLKDFSGSDLGGIAIKAALEKGGVAPEQVDYVIMGQVLTAGAGQIPARQAAAAAGIPMDVPALTVNKVCLSGINAIALADQLIRAGEYEIVVAGGQESMTRAPHMLEKSREGFKYGDVTLRDHMAYDGLHDVFTDQAMGLLTEQQNDTETVTRAEQDAFAAASHQRAAAAWKNGLFDDEVVPVAIPQRKGDPIQFATDEGIRADTTVESLSKLRPAFRKDGTITAGSASPISDGAAAVVVMSKEKAESLGLSWIAEIGAAGVVAGPDSTLQDQPANAIAKACAREGISPTDLDLVEINEAFAAVGVASTRKLGLDPEKVNVNGGAIAIGHPLGMSGARIVLHLALELKRRGGGIGAAALCGGGGQGDALIIRVP; the protein is encoded by the coding sequence GTGACCACCACCGTCATCGTCTCCGGCGCGCGCACCCCGATGGGGAAGCTGCTCGGTTCGCTGAAGGATTTCAGCGGCTCCGATCTCGGCGGTATCGCCATCAAGGCCGCCCTGGAGAAGGGTGGGGTCGCCCCTGAGCAGGTCGATTACGTGATCATGGGCCAGGTTCTGACCGCGGGCGCCGGTCAGATCCCGGCCCGGCAGGCCGCAGCGGCCGCCGGGATTCCGATGGATGTCCCGGCGCTGACCGTCAACAAGGTGTGCCTGTCCGGCATCAATGCGATCGCCCTGGCGGATCAGCTGATTCGCGCCGGTGAGTACGAGATCGTGGTGGCCGGCGGCCAGGAATCCATGACCCGCGCGCCGCACATGCTGGAGAAGAGCCGCGAGGGCTTCAAGTACGGCGATGTCACCCTGCGCGACCATATGGCCTACGACGGCCTGCACGACGTTTTCACCGACCAGGCCATGGGCCTGCTCACCGAGCAGCAGAACGACACCGAAACCGTCACCCGGGCAGAGCAGGACGCCTTCGCGGCCGCTTCGCACCAGCGTGCCGCCGCCGCGTGGAAGAACGGCCTCTTCGACGACGAGGTCGTGCCGGTCGCCATCCCGCAGCGCAAGGGCGATCCGATCCAGTTCGCCACCGATGAGGGCATTCGCGCCGACACCACCGTGGAGTCGCTGAGCAAGCTGCGCCCGGCCTTCCGCAAGGACGGCACCATCACCGCCGGTTCCGCCTCGCCCATCTCCGACGGCGCGGCCGCCGTGGTCGTCATGAGCAAGGAGAAGGCCGAGTCGCTGGGTCTGTCCTGGATCGCCGAGATCGGCGCGGCCGGCGTGGTCGCCGGACCGGACTCCACCCTGCAGGACCAACCCGCCAACGCGATCGCGAAGGCCTGTGCGCGCGAAGGCATTTCGCCGACCGACCTGGACCTCGTCGAAATCAACGAGGCCTTCGCCGCCGTCGGCGTCGCCTCCACCCGCAAGCTCGGCCTGGACCCGGAAAAGGTCAATGTCAACGGCGGCGCCATCGCCATCGGCCACCCCCTCGGCATGTCCGGCGCCCGCATCGTCCTGCACCTGGCTCTGGAACTGAAGCGCCGCGGCGGCGGCATCGGCGCAGCCGCCCTCTGCGGCGGCGGCGGTCAGGGCGACGCGCTGATCATCCGCGTGCCCTGA
- a CDS encoding F0F1 ATP synthase subunit epsilon gives MADMSVDLVAVERSLWSGRASFVSAQTTEGEIGILAGHEPLLGQLVEGGTVTIVSDNDERIVAAVHGGFFSVTATSVRVLAESAEFAGDIDEAAAKAVLADADADPAARAIAEGQVRALQKAAEA, from the coding sequence ATGGCAGATATGTCAGTTGATCTGGTCGCTGTCGAGCGATCGCTGTGGTCGGGGCGGGCGAGTTTCGTCTCCGCGCAGACCACGGAGGGTGAGATCGGCATCCTGGCCGGCCACGAACCGCTGCTCGGCCAGCTGGTCGAGGGCGGCACGGTGACCATCGTGTCCGACAACGACGAGCGCATCGTCGCGGCCGTGCACGGCGGATTCTTCTCGGTCACCGCCACTTCGGTGCGCGTGCTCGCCGAATCCGCCGAGTTCGCAGGCGATATCGACGAGGCGGCCGCCAAGGCCGTGCTCGCCGACGCCGATGCGGACCCGGCCGCGCGGGCCATCGCCGAGGGTCAGGTTCGTGCACTGCAAAAGGCCGCCGAGGCCTGA
- a CDS encoding rhomboid-like protein: MVLMSAPDAELSLDSVELPRSRWRRLFLPVTYSYAAVLVSVTIMLSVLSEATQNRVVLHASTNLHNLWRGRFGTLLSSALVIGDGWNAAVVIIPLLICLLVLAEKRFGAVRLLWIFFAGHIGATLLVAAGLWVAVAANWLPFDITQVADVGVSYGAIALIGSFIAVVPARWVPTWAIVWLMVAVTGVIMGRTFTNVGHLVAVSIGLAAGYWLVRSGRSELRRLHGWEAGLLVAASVLGYVVLVG, from the coding sequence ATGGTGCTGATGTCCGCTCCGGACGCTGAGCTGTCGCTCGATTCGGTCGAGCTACCGCGTTCGCGCTGGCGTCGCCTGTTCCTACCGGTGACTTACAGCTATGCGGCCGTACTGGTTTCGGTGACGATCATGCTCTCCGTACTCAGTGAGGCGACGCAGAACCGGGTGGTGCTGCATGCCAGCACGAATCTGCACAATCTGTGGCGCGGCCGGTTCGGGACCCTGCTGTCCAGTGCGCTGGTGATCGGCGACGGCTGGAATGCCGCGGTGGTCATCATCCCGCTACTGATCTGTCTGCTGGTGCTCGCCGAGAAGCGCTTCGGTGCGGTCCGGCTGCTGTGGATCTTCTTCGCCGGCCATATCGGTGCGACGCTTCTGGTGGCCGCGGGCCTGTGGGTGGCGGTCGCGGCGAACTGGCTGCCCTTCGATATCACCCAGGTCGCGGATGTCGGTGTCAGCTACGGCGCCATCGCGTTGATCGGATCCTTCATCGCCGTGGTGCCGGCGCGCTGGGTGCCGACGTGGGCGATCGTCTGGCTGATGGTCGCGGTGACCGGTGTGATCATGGGCCGCACTTTCACGAATGTCGGTCACCTGGTGGCGGTGTCGATCGGTCTGGCGGCCGGGTACTGGCTGGTGCGTTCTGGCCGATCCGAGCTGCGCCGGCTGCACGGGTGGGAGGCGGGTTTGCTCGTTGCTGCCTCGGTGCTCGGCTATGTCGTGCTTGTCGGTTGA
- a CDS encoding cob(I)yrinic acid a,c-diamide adenosyltransferase, with protein sequence MSVHLTRIYTRTGDDGTTGLSDFSRVSKTDPRLMAYADCDEANAALGVAIALGSPGDRILRVLRTIQNDLFDAGADLSTPVVAEPKYAPLRITQPYIDRLEKWCDEFNEPLAPLNSFILPGGTPLAALLHTARTVARRAERSAWAAVDAHPEDTSALPAKYLNRLSDLLFILGRVANPDGDILWRPGGEATSEGADH encoded by the coding sequence GTGAGCGTTCACCTGACGAGGATTTACACGCGGACCGGCGATGACGGAACCACGGGACTCAGCGATTTCTCGCGGGTGTCGAAGACCGATCCGCGACTGATGGCCTACGCCGACTGTGACGAGGCCAATGCGGCGCTCGGTGTCGCGATCGCACTCGGGTCTCCCGGCGATCGCATTCTGCGCGTGCTGCGCACCATCCAGAACGACCTCTTCGACGCGGGCGCGGATCTGTCGACCCCCGTTGTCGCGGAACCGAAGTACGCGCCGCTGCGGATCACGCAGCCGTACATCGATCGCCTCGAGAAATGGTGCGATGAGTTCAATGAGCCTCTGGCGCCGTTGAATTCGTTCATTCTGCCCGGCGGCACACCGCTCGCCGCGCTGTTGCACACGGCGCGCACCGTGGCGCGACGCGCCGAGCGATCGGCGTGGGCCGCCGTCGACGCGCATCCCGAGGACACCAGCGCGCTGCCGGCGAAATACCTGAACCGACTCTCCGACCTGCTGTTCATCCTCGGCCGGGTCGCCAACCCCGACGGCGACATCCTTTGGCGCCCGGGCGGAGAGGCCACGAGCGAGGGTGCGGACCACTAG
- the murA gene encoding UDP-N-acetylglucosamine 1-carboxyvinyltransferase, whose amino-acid sequence MSERFLVTGGSRLVGEVAVGGAKNSVLKLMAAALLAEGTTTITNCPDILDVPLMAEVLRGLGCDVTVDTGTVTIVTPAEPKYHADFPAVTQFRASVCVLGPLMARCKRAVVALPGGDAIGSRPLDMHQQGLRLLGATSEIEHGCLVARADQLQGARIRLDFPSVGATENILMAAVLAEGETVIDNAAREPEIVDLCTMLARMGAIISGAGTSVLTIDGVDKLSPTTHRVIGDRIVAATWGIAAAMTQGDVRVTGINPKHLSLVLDKLRSAGARISFEPDGFRVVQSERPRAVNFSTLPFPGFPTDLQPMAIGLAAIADGTSMITENIFEARFRFVEEMIRLGSDARTDGHHAVVRGIPRLSSAPVWSSDIRAGAGLVLAGLVADGVTEVHDVFHIDRGYPEFVENLRSLGAEIERVGSD is encoded by the coding sequence GTGAGTGAACGGTTTCTGGTGACCGGGGGCAGCAGGCTCGTCGGTGAGGTCGCGGTAGGCGGCGCGAAGAACAGCGTCCTCAAGCTGATGGCCGCCGCGCTGCTGGCCGAGGGTACGACCACCATCACCAACTGCCCGGACATCCTGGATGTGCCGTTGATGGCGGAGGTGCTGCGCGGTCTCGGCTGCGATGTCACGGTGGACACCGGGACGGTGACGATCGTGACGCCGGCAGAACCCAAGTACCACGCGGACTTTCCGGCGGTCACCCAGTTCCGCGCCTCGGTCTGCGTGCTCGGTCCGCTGATGGCGCGCTGCAAGCGCGCGGTGGTGGCGCTGCCCGGTGGTGATGCCATCGGTTCGCGGCCGCTCGATATGCATCAGCAGGGACTGCGCCTGCTCGGCGCGACCAGCGAGATCGAGCACGGCTGCCTGGTGGCCCGTGCCGATCAGCTGCAGGGCGCGCGGATTCGTCTCGATTTCCCGTCGGTGGGCGCGACCGAGAACATCCTGATGGCGGCGGTGCTCGCCGAGGGTGAGACGGTCATCGACAATGCCGCGCGGGAACCGGAGATCGTCGATCTCTGCACCATGCTGGCGCGCATGGGCGCGATCATCTCCGGTGCGGGCACCTCGGTCCTGACCATCGACGGTGTGGACAAGCTCTCGCCCACCACACACCGTGTGATCGGCGATCGCATCGTCGCCGCGACCTGGGGTATCGCCGCGGCCATGACCCAGGGTGATGTGCGGGTCACGGGTATCAACCCCAAGCACCTCTCACTGGTGCTGGACAAGCTGCGTTCCGCCGGCGCGCGAATCTCGTTCGAACCGGACGGTTTCCGCGTCGTGCAGTCGGAGAGACCGCGTGCGGTGAACTTCTCGACCCTGCCGTTCCCGGGTTTCCCGACCGACCTGCAGCCCATGGCCATCGGCCTGGCCGCGATCGCGGACGGCACCTCGATGATCACCGAGAACATTTTCGAAGCGCGCTTCCGCTTCGTGGAAGAGATGATCCGGCTGGGTTCCGATGCCCGCACCGATGGGCATCACGCTGTGGTGCGCGGCATTCCGCGGTTGTCGAGCGCGCCGGTCTGGTCTTCGGACATTCGCGCCGGCGCGGGTTTGGTGCTCGCGGGTCTGGTCGCCGACGGGGTGACCGAAGTGCACGATGTCTTCCACATCGACCGGGGCTACCCGGAATTCGTGGAGAACCTGCGCTCGCTCGGGGCCGAGATCGAGCGCGTCGGCTCCGATTGA
- a CDS encoding rhomboid-like protein — protein MVEIYMAERASRRWLPVTVGYVFLLVVITMVLAADNESDAERVIAQSSTNLHNLLNGHVGTLFSSAFVIGDTDSALTSVPLFACLLALVELRLGALHTVRIFLTGHIGATLVVAVGLWVAVSQHWLPASVDFAEDVGISYGAMALFGSLVALVPEKFQVVWATVWLAIAVEGVVGGETFTNVGHLVSYCIGLAIGVVMINRGVSMRHRPTALDLVLLSCAGLLAGTFMSA, from the coding sequence ATGGTCGAGATTTATATGGCCGAACGAGCATCACGCCGTTGGCTGCCGGTGACTGTCGGATATGTCTTCCTGCTTGTTGTCATCACCATGGTGCTGGCCGCAGACAACGAGTCCGATGCGGAGCGGGTGATCGCACAGTCCAGTACCAATCTGCACAATCTGCTGAACGGCCATGTGGGAACGCTGTTCTCCAGCGCCTTCGTCATAGGCGATACGGATTCGGCGTTGACGAGCGTCCCGCTGTTCGCCTGCCTGCTGGCACTGGTGGAATTGCGCCTGGGCGCACTGCATACCGTGCGCATCTTCCTGACCGGCCATATCGGCGCGACTTTGGTGGTGGCCGTTGGTCTTTGGGTCGCGGTGTCACAGCACTGGCTGCCGGCGAGCGTCGATTTCGCGGAGGATGTCGGCATCAGCTACGGCGCCATGGCGCTCTTCGGCTCGCTGGTCGCGCTTGTCCCGGAGAAGTTCCAGGTCGTGTGGGCCACGGTGTGGCTGGCGATCGCGGTGGAAGGCGTGGTCGGTGGCGAGACCTTCACGAATGTGGGGCATCTGGTGTCGTACTGCATCGGTCTGGCGATCGGTGTGGTGATGATCAATCGCGGTGTATCGATGCGGCACCGGCCGACGGCGCTGGACCTGGTCCTGCTGTCCTGCGCGGGTTTGCTTGCGGGCACCTTCATGTCGGCGTGA
- a CDS encoding ATP/GTP-binding protein gives MPRRKPRPKDSQARSHGDRRPLGDVFGRTEDGPAGDETYMVRTIPGNRATKIYRCPGCDHEIPPGVAHIVAWPAYGGEDDRRHWHTGCWKGRHTRGITRRWS, from the coding sequence ATGCCCCGCCGGAAACCCCGCCCCAAGGATTCCCAGGCGCGGTCCCACGGGGACCGGCGTCCCCTGGGTGATGTCTTCGGCCGCACGGAGGACGGTCCCGCCGGCGACGAGACCTATATGGTCCGCACCATCCCCGGCAATCGGGCCACCAAGATCTACCGCTGCCCCGGCTGCGACCACGAAATCCCGCCCGGCGTAGCCCATATCGTCGCGTGGCCCGCCTACGGCGGCGAGGACGACCGCCGGCACTGGCACACCGGTTGCTGGAAGGGCCGCCACACCCGGGGCATCACCCGCCGCTGGTCCTGA
- a CDS encoding MspA family porin: MAVVVGIGFFSPGAAMADTIVPLPDGHIEGPGVKITSVGERAIISPSLASNGAGRSAWLSGTVTAEVVTPDGVVGPNNGPQNFPGTNDSSTHNTSNLTVGYVVGCQVSLGALSANSSFTISATPSLSGGFSFPLSPGQVKWVLINYLELIKSDTYQMQYQDIPMDIQGCGGYAQARQFSVVEIIGADYAKVTLYGQPFSLG; encoded by the coding sequence GTGGCAGTCGTGGTGGGCATCGGATTCTTTTCACCGGGGGCGGCGATGGCCGACACCATCGTTCCGCTGCCGGACGGTCATATCGAGGGACCGGGTGTGAAAATCACGAGTGTCGGTGAGCGAGCGATCATTTCGCCGTCGCTGGCCTCGAACGGAGCCGGCCGCTCGGCCTGGCTCAGCGGCACCGTGACCGCCGAAGTGGTGACGCCGGACGGAGTCGTCGGCCCGAACAACGGCCCTCAGAATTTTCCCGGTACGAACGACTCGAGCACGCACAACACGTCCAACCTCACGGTGGGGTACGTCGTGGGATGTCAGGTGTCGCTCGGCGCGCTGAGCGCCAACTCGTCCTTCACGATCAGCGCGACACCGAGTTTGTCCGGCGGATTCAGCTTTCCGCTGTCACCCGGTCAGGTGAAGTGGGTGCTGATCAACTACCTCGAATTGATCAAGAGCGACACCTATCAGATGCAGTACCAGGACATTCCGATGGATATCCAGGGCTGCGGCGGATATGCGCAGGCGCGCCAGTTCTCGGTGGTCGAGATCATCGGTGCGGACTACGCCAAGGTGACGCTCTACGGCCAGCCGTTCAGTCTCGGCTGA